The Aminithiophilus ramosus genome contains a region encoding:
- a CDS encoding FAD binding domain-containing protein yields MRGARPTDLGTLRALLASDDGKGRLVAGGTDLVVHLHRHPEEEPHLIDISSLEELRQIEKVGDALSVGAAVTFSEIGDSPLIRERAGALAMAAAVMGSTQIRNRATLGGNVANASAAADGTSALCALDALAVVEDSRGNEERVPVRTLITAPGKTLIGPGRFLRSFLIPPQGGPSAFFKTGSRRTVTISKLNIALGRRLVLGALAPAPLDVPEAKTLLRGRSEEAFLDGLTAAVERAIPTRSSLAYKRSAVRGLGDDLWRFLLEAGR; encoded by the coding sequence ATGAGGGGCGCCCGTCCCACCGACCTGGGAACCTTGAGGGCCCTGCTGGCCTCCGATGACGGAAAGGGGCGCCTCGTCGCGGGAGGGACCGATCTCGTCGTCCACCTTCACCGACATCCCGAGGAGGAGCCCCATCTGATCGACATCTCCTCCCTCGAAGAGCTGCGGCAGATCGAGAAAGTCGGCGACGCTCTTTCCGTCGGCGCCGCCGTCACCTTTTCCGAGATCGGGGACTCGCCCCTCATCCGAGAGAGGGCCGGCGCCCTCGCCATGGCCGCCGCCGTGATGGGATCGACGCAGATCCGCAACAGGGCCACTCTGGGTGGGAACGTGGCCAACGCCTCGGCCGCCGCGGACGGCACGTCGGCCCTCTGTGCCCTCGACGCTCTGGCCGTCGTCGAGGACAGTCGGGGCAACGAAGAGAGGGTTCCCGTCCGAACCCTCATCACCGCTCCGGGGAAAACCCTCATCGGCCCGGGCCGATTCCTCCGCTCTTTCCTGATTCCTCCTCAGGGAGGGCCTTCGGCCTTTTTCAAGACGGGCAGCCGCCGGACCGTCACCATCTCCAAGCTCAACATCGCCCTGGGCCGCCGTCTCGTTCTTGGCGCCCTGGCCCCCGCTCCTCTCGACGTTCCCGAGGCGAAGACCCTTCTCCGAGGCCGATCGGAGGAGGCCTTTCTCGACGGCCTGACGGCCGCCGTCGAGCGGGCCATCCCGACGCGGAGCTCTCTCGCCTACAAGCGGAGCGCCGTCCGGGGCCTGGGCGACGATCTCTGGAGATTCCTTTTGGAGGCGGGAAGATGA
- a CDS encoding methyl-accepting chemotaxis protein, whose amino-acid sequence MALLRRMRTFAKILILVAVSALSVAAVGYIGYGAAEHAGENLVDLYENALVPALIAKDICTHVTVTERETYHLMLTDDEGRNRAILKEMDERTRLIDEGFARIGEADLDDEDRRLLARVGEARKAFVDARQEVIILAQANQNRIAYEIFLEDVAPLSEAYQAALLAFAERQEAFAESGKESVLAANGVASRRLLIASLSALFLSALIGWAVGRGVTRPLARLEALVERFAGGDLTVSFSDEGRDEVADIAAKLEMMGTALREVIGAVGSVAVRLGHEAEEIAALAEQSNAGVEEARSGAESLEDAMENLAAIGQELNASVEEVAAGAGTAAARSGDVSQQVEGARRAGEAGMAVVKTTVADVAGQIERVEDSARATVELAAKAAQIQKIVGTISGIADQTNLLALNAAIEAARAGEHGRGFAVVAEEVRKLAEESNGAARNIADLAGSIASDLVAVKEGAGRNQEGARNVDRLVRDVAEKITLILGALEKIAASTQDVAAVSEEQAASSEEIASAVQDMAGKVGDSNAMAHRVGSQVGEVSQAAERMAHGAEGLAQVSEELKERMAFFRIGGTEGGLVPARESR is encoded by the coding sequence ATGGCCCTGCTGCGCCGCATGCGAACGTTCGCCAAAATCCTGATCCTCGTCGCCGTCTCGGCTCTTTCCGTCGCCGCCGTCGGCTACATCGGCTACGGAGCGGCGGAACACGCCGGAGAGAACCTCGTCGATCTTTACGAGAACGCTCTCGTTCCCGCCCTCATCGCCAAGGACATCTGCACCCATGTCACGGTGACGGAGCGCGAGACCTATCACCTCATGCTCACCGACGACGAGGGACGCAACAGGGCCATCCTGAAGGAGATGGACGAAAGAACCCGTCTCATCGACGAGGGATTTGCCCGTATCGGCGAGGCCGATCTCGACGACGAGGATCGCCGTCTTCTGGCCCGCGTCGGCGAGGCCCGCAAAGCCTTCGTCGACGCCCGTCAGGAAGTCATCATACTGGCCCAGGCCAACCAGAACCGGATCGCCTACGAGATCTTTCTTGAGGATGTCGCTCCGCTGAGCGAGGCCTATCAGGCCGCCCTCCTCGCCTTCGCCGAGCGCCAGGAGGCTTTCGCCGAAAGCGGGAAGGAGTCCGTTCTCGCAGCCAATGGCGTCGCCTCGAGGCGGCTTCTCATCGCCTCCCTTTCGGCCCTCTTCCTGTCCGCCCTCATCGGTTGGGCCGTCGGGCGGGGCGTCACGAGACCTCTCGCCCGCCTGGAGGCTCTCGTCGAGCGCTTCGCCGGGGGAGATCTGACGGTCTCCTTCTCCGACGAGGGGCGCGACGAGGTCGCCGACATCGCCGCCAAGCTTGAGATGATGGGGACAGCTCTGCGCGAGGTCATCGGTGCCGTCGGATCCGTCGCCGTCAGGCTCGGCCACGAGGCCGAGGAAATAGCCGCCCTCGCGGAACAATCCAACGCCGGCGTCGAGGAGGCCCGATCGGGAGCCGAGTCTCTGGAAGATGCCATGGAGAACTTGGCCGCCATCGGACAGGAGCTGAACGCCAGCGTCGAAGAGGTGGCCGCCGGGGCCGGGACGGCGGCCGCGCGAAGCGGCGACGTCTCGCAGCAGGTCGAAGGGGCCCGCCGGGCCGGAGAGGCCGGAATGGCCGTCGTCAAGACGACGGTGGCCGACGTGGCCGGCCAGATCGAACGGGTCGAGGACTCGGCCAGAGCCACGGTGGAGTTGGCCGCCAAGGCGGCTCAGATCCAGAAGATCGTCGGGACCATCTCGGGCATCGCCGACCAGACGAACCTGCTGGCCCTCAACGCCGCCATCGAGGCGGCCCGGGCGGGCGAGCACGGCCGGGGCTTCGCCGTCGTCGCCGAAGAGGTGCGCAAGCTGGCCGAGGAGTCCAACGGGGCGGCGCGCAACATCGCCGACCTGGCCGGATCGATCGCCTCCGATCTGGTCGCCGTGAAGGAAGGAGCGGGGCGCAATCAGGAGGGGGCCCGCAACGTCGATCGCCTCGTGCGCGACGTCGCCGAGAAGATCACCCTCATCCTGGGGGCGCTGGAGAAGATTGCCGCGTCGACGCAGGACGTGGCCGCCGTCAGCGAGGAGCAGGCCGCCTCCAGCGAGGAGATCGCCTCGGCCGTTCAGGACATGGCGGGCAAGGTCGGTGACTCCAATGCCATGGCTCACAGAGTGGGCAGCCAGGTCGGCGAGGTGTCTCAGGCCGCCGAACGTATGGCCCATGGAGCGGAGGGGCTGGCCCAGGTGAGCGAGGAACTGAAAGAGAGAATGGCCTTCTTCCGAATCGGAGGCACCGAAGGCGGTCTCGTTCCTGCCAGGGAGAGCCGATAA
- a CDS encoding (2Fe-2S)-binding protein, translating to MKVTMTVNGRLREADVEATLRLVDLLRNRFGLTSVKEGCSEGECGACTVLVDGKAVTSCTVLAFQMEGRSVTTLEGLSDGERHPLQQAFIDNDAVQCGFCTPGMILSAKALLDANPSPTEEEVRRALEGNLCRCTGYLPIVRAVLDGAERLRSR from the coding sequence GTGAAAGTCACCATGACCGTCAACGGACGGCTCCGCGAGGCCGACGTCGAGGCCACGCTCCGTCTCGTCGATCTTCTGCGGAACCGCTTCGGGCTGACGAGCGTCAAGGAAGGGTGTTCGGAGGGAGAGTGCGGCGCCTGTACCGTCCTCGTCGACGGCAAGGCCGTCACCTCCTGCACGGTCCTCGCCTTTCAGATGGAGGGCAGGTCGGTGACGACGCTGGAGGGTCTGAGCGACGGCGAGCGTCACCCCCTCCAGCAGGCCTTCATCGATAACGACGCCGTCCAGTGCGGCTTCTGCACGCCCGGCATGATTCTGTCGGCCAAGGCCCTTCTCGACGCCAACCCCTCTCCCACGGAGGAGGAAGTCCGCCGCGCCCTGGAGGGAAACCTCTGCCGCTGCACGGGCTATCTCCCCATCGTCAGGGCCGTTCTCGACGGCGCCGAGAGGCTCCGTTCGCGATGA